One window of the Paenibacillus beijingensis genome contains the following:
- the flhF gene encoding flagellar biosynthesis protein FlhF, translating into MRVKRYIVNKVPDALPMIRSELGKEAVILNTKEIKVGGFLGLFGKKKMEVIAAVESGGAAKEPAPERAPAPSFTPPSRKTAGWSNEQGGAAPIHARSAAATSTAYAPTAVSNTQGPTSISGAHGSIKQAVTTSRDAVATLEVPGPRAVPPAAASAYYTAAKQASVSVDPVPAEKTASEEDNFPVAGEKEEQLLSEIRDMKSWIRQLTRQYAEQALPDNLQALRERLLQQEVSADLVSRLLEELQAHHLFGEAAGSRREIWQLAGGMLTEWLEPLTAGGIAANIRTIHFVGPTGVGKTTTIAKLAAEQILKQGRKVGFVTSDTYRIAAVDQLRTYANILNVPLEVVFSPAEASRAFRQLEDRDLIFMDTAGRNYRSELHVSEVSSLLSFEQDSETLLVLSLTGKSKDMADVAQPFIRHGVRKVVFTKMDETSQYGAILNLAMEQGMMPTYIGFGQTVPDDIEPFRAASYIERLLGDAADE; encoded by the coding sequence ATGAGAGTAAAACGGTATATCGTCAATAAGGTTCCGGACGCGTTGCCGATGATCCGCAGCGAGCTGGGCAAGGAAGCGGTCATTCTCAATACGAAGGAAATCAAAGTAGGCGGCTTTCTGGGACTGTTCGGAAAGAAAAAGATGGAAGTGATTGCCGCTGTCGAGTCCGGCGGTGCTGCCAAAGAACCGGCTCCGGAAAGAGCGCCTGCGCCTTCGTTCACCCCGCCCTCACGAAAGACTGCAGGATGGAGTAACGAACAGGGCGGAGCAGCGCCGATACACGCACGGAGCGCAGCAGCGACGAGTACCGCGTACGCGCCGACAGCGGTGAGTAACACACAGGGACCAACATCGATAAGCGGCGCTCATGGTTCCATCAAGCAGGCCGTGACTACGTCACGGGACGCTGTTGCGACGCTGGAAGTACCAGGTCCGCGGGCCGTGCCGCCTGCCGCGGCGTCGGCGTATTACACCGCCGCCAAACAGGCGTCCGTTTCGGTGGATCCGGTACCTGCAGAGAAAACGGCGTCCGAAGAAGACAACTTTCCGGTGGCGGGAGAGAAAGAGGAGCAGCTGCTGAGCGAGATCCGGGATATGAAAAGCTGGATCCGGCAGTTAACGAGGCAGTATGCCGAGCAGGCGCTGCCGGACAATCTGCAGGCGCTGCGGGAGAGATTGCTGCAGCAGGAAGTGTCGGCCGATTTGGTCAGCCGGCTGCTTGAGGAGCTGCAGGCCCATCACCTGTTCGGGGAGGCAGCCGGCAGCAGAAGGGAAATTTGGCAGCTTGCAGGCGGAATGTTGACCGAATGGCTGGAGCCTTTAACAGCCGGAGGGATCGCAGCGAACATCAGGACGATTCACTTTGTCGGTCCCACCGGCGTCGGCAAGACGACGACGATCGCCAAGCTGGCCGCGGAGCAAATTTTGAAGCAGGGCCGCAAAGTCGGCTTCGTCACTTCGGACACGTACCGCATCGCCGCCGTCGACCAGCTGCGTACCTACGCCAATATTTTAAACGTACCGCTTGAGGTTGTGTTTTCTCCCGCAGAAGCCTCCCGCGCGTTCCGCCAATTAGAAGATCGAGATCTGATCTTTATGGATACGGCGGGCCGCAATTACAGGAGCGAGCTTCATGTTTCCGAAGTGAGCAGTCTGCTGAGCTTTGAGCAGGATAGCGAAACGCTTCTCGTTCTCAGTCTTACCGGCAAATCGAAAGATATGGCTGACGTAGCCCAGCCCTTTATCCGGCATGGCGTGCGCAAAGTGGTGTTCACCAAGATGGATGAAACGAGCCAATACGGTGCGATTTTAAACCTTGCCATGGAGCAGGGCATGATGCCGACCTATATCGGGTTCGGCCAAACGGTGCCGGACGATATCGAACCGTTCCGTGCCGCGTCGTATATCGAACGGCTGCTGGGAGATGCTGCGGATGAATGA
- a CDS encoding MinD/ParA family protein, translating into MNDQAEALRNLVRKRHEPASHERQTRIVTVTSGKGGVGKSNFSLNFALTLHKMGRKVLLFDADIGMANIDVLMGVTAKHSLYHLLRQEKTIWDIVQLGPQGLHFISGGSGLSDLLQLSEGQLNYFESEIAKLYGLYDVILFDTGAGLSKETVKFIAAAQETFVVTTPEPTSITDAYALIKMVSAMKIGAEFKLIVNRAGDRKEGAQTADKMVMAVKRFLNVDLQTLGIVADDPLVGKSVKKQIPFSVAFPSGEAVKGVEEIANRFLNAPAAAAAAHGGVRGFVQRMFRLIK; encoded by the coding sequence ATGAATGATCAGGCCGAGGCGCTTCGCAACTTAGTCCGCAAACGGCACGAACCGGCCAGCCATGAGCGGCAGACCCGCATCGTAACCGTTACGAGCGGCAAAGGCGGCGTAGGCAAATCGAATTTCAGTCTTAATTTTGCGTTGACGCTGCATAAGATGGGACGCAAAGTGCTTCTGTTCGACGCGGATATCGGAATGGCGAACATCGATGTGCTGATGGGCGTGACGGCAAAGCACTCGCTCTATCATCTGCTCCGGCAGGAGAAAACGATTTGGGACATCGTTCAGCTCGGTCCGCAGGGACTGCATTTTATTTCCGGCGGATCCGGACTGAGCGATTTGCTGCAGCTCAGCGAAGGCCAGCTAAACTATTTCGAATCTGAAATTGCAAAGCTTTACGGTTTGTACGACGTCATTCTGTTCGATACGGGAGCGGGATTGTCCAAGGAAACGGTGAAATTTATTGCGGCCGCGCAGGAAACGTTCGTCGTCACCACTCCGGAGCCGACATCGATCACCGATGCGTATGCGCTCATTAAGATGGTAAGCGCGATGAAAATCGGCGCCGAGTTCAAATTGATCGTCAATCGGGCCGGTGACCGGAAAGAAGGTGCGCAAACGGCCGATAAAATGGTTATGGCGGTGAAACGGTTTTTGAACGTGGATCTGCAGACGCTCGGAATCGTTGCCGACGATCCTCTCGTAGGCAAATCGGTGAAGAAGCAGATCCCGTTCTCGGTTGCTTTTCCATCCGGGGAAGCGGTGAAAGGCGTTGAAGAGATTGCGAACCGGTTTCTGAATGCTCCCGCTGCGGCGGCTGCCGCGCATGGGGGCGTTAGAGGATTTGTGCAACGTATGTTCAGACTGATCAAATAA
- a CDS encoding protein-glutamate methylesterase/protein-glutamine glutaminase, which yields MSPYRIVVVDDSPFMRKIISDLINADPDFTVVATAATGTEAVLAAAEWKPDAITMDLEMPEMNGLEALQKIMDSSPLPVIMFSGISEDNTRQTIAALQFGAFDFMRKPSVSMDMLQIGCQLLEKLKIAVQTRKRFSLALKTGSAPPANNIEHGEGKTARSKPGSLDSGSGKSANKPQELPRSGKRESGPPEQIPDVNERSSRPSSANRMGVEGRTEQAPNTSHCSNPGVPEHADVKAGISVPGPAKFEVQRQTFQHLIAIGTSTGGPRALHNVITALPEDLPAPVLVVQHMPPRFTRSLAQRLDSFSKLCVTEAEHGERLAAGTVYIAPGGSHLKLGRDSLGYYISLTNEDAVCGHRPSVDVLFRSLIPHPELQRIAVIMTGMGSDGAQGMKELAASGPAVTIAEAEETCIVYGMPRCAVENGSAKAVLPLHRIAERLINEVTKP from the coding sequence GTGTCTCCTTATCGCATTGTCGTCGTAGACGATTCGCCTTTTATGCGCAAAATCATTTCGGATTTAATTAACGCCGATCCCGATTTTACCGTTGTGGCGACTGCCGCTACCGGAACTGAAGCGGTCTTGGCCGCAGCGGAATGGAAGCCCGATGCCATCACGATGGATTTGGAAATGCCGGAAATGAACGGTCTGGAAGCACTGCAGAAGATCATGGATTCGAGTCCGCTTCCGGTTATTATGTTTTCCGGGATCAGCGAGGACAACACCCGCCAGACGATTGCTGCGCTTCAGTTCGGGGCGTTTGATTTTATGCGCAAGCCGTCTGTTTCGATGGATATGTTGCAAATCGGCTGTCAGCTGCTCGAAAAGCTTAAAATTGCCGTCCAGACCCGCAAACGTTTCTCCTTAGCGTTGAAGACGGGCAGTGCGCCTCCGGCAAACAACATCGAACATGGCGAAGGCAAAACGGCTCGCTCAAAGCCCGGATCTCTTGATTCCGGGAGCGGGAAATCGGCGAATAAACCGCAAGAACTTCCCCGGTCCGGCAAGAGGGAGTCCGGTCCGCCCGAACAGATACCCGATGTCAATGAGCGGTCATCCCGGCCTTCATCGGCTAACCGGATGGGAGTCGAAGGGAGGACGGAGCAAGCGCCGAATACCAGTCATTGTTCCAATCCCGGTGTTCCGGAGCATGCGGACGTAAAGGCGGGCATTTCCGTTCCCGGTCCTGCAAAGTTTGAAGTTCAGCGGCAAACGTTCCAGCATCTGATTGCAATCGGCACGTCTACCGGTGGACCGAGAGCGTTACATAATGTCATTACAGCACTGCCGGAAGATTTGCCGGCACCCGTTCTTGTCGTCCAGCATATGCCGCCGCGGTTTACCCGTTCTCTTGCCCAGCGTCTTGATTCTTTCAGCAAACTATGTGTCACGGAAGCCGAGCATGGAGAACGGCTCGCGGCCGGAACGGTATATATTGCGCCAGGAGGAAGCCATCTGAAGCTCGGACGCGATTCGCTCGGCTATTATATATCGCTGACGAACGAGGATGCCGTTTGCGGACACCGACCGTCGGTCGATGTTTTGTTCCGGTCGCTTATTCCTCATCCGGAGCTGCAGCGGATTGCGGTCATTATGACCGGCATGGGCAGCGACGGCGCACAAGGAATGAAGGAACTCGCGGCTAGCGGCCCGGCCGTTACGATCGCCGAAGCGGAGGAAACGTGTATTGTATACGGAATGCCCCGCTGCGCGGTTGAAAACGGAAGCGCAAAGGCCGTGCTGCCGCTTCACCGGATTGCCGAGCGGCTGATCAACGAAGTTACGAAGCCATAA
- a CDS encoding chemotaxis protein CheA: protein MDMNAYLSMFIDESNDHLQALNDNLLQLESSPGDLSIVQVIFRSAHTLKGMSATMGFEDLASLTHEMENVLDLVRNGKLDMDAFIFDVLFKSLDALEAMVRDITGGGEGKADVSEIVAALKSIVKGDYKSAAAQPPVNTAAGGPAAGAANLDEFQVSVLSQSIESGLPVYYIKVALDKDCALKAARAYMVFNVLEENGEVIKSDPSVQDLEQEKFDRSFTVILISPLEQSALQAKIEAVSEVESAEAIQLDAESLAQLAKPETPAVPQSAAIGTEPQEEASRQPAAAKAQTAAAAPAASRTIRVDIERLDTLMNLFSELLIDRVRLEQLASEIRKPELTETVEHMSRISGDLQNIVLKLRMVPVESVFNRFPRMVRDIAKSLDKKVDLVITGADTELDRTVIDEIGDPLVHLLRNSLDHGLETTEGRIAARKPETGTIYLRAYHSGNSVFIEVEEDGRGINGDKVKAKAIENGILTAEEAAKLTPPEINNLIFAPGFSTADKISDISGRGVGLDVVRSKIASLGGTVYVESALGVGSKFSIQLPLTLSIISAMLIKLGSEKYAFPLSSIVETGLIRKEHILNVHGSRMIQYRNAVIPLVSLSKALDSPDFDESAEEETEIIVVRKGDKWAAILVDEFIGQSDIVLKPLGSYLSDTEAFSGATILGDGQVALIVDPNAMFQ, encoded by the coding sequence ATGGATATGAACGCTTATTTATCCATGTTTATTGATGAATCCAACGATCATCTTCAAGCTTTGAACGATAACTTGCTGCAACTTGAAAGCTCTCCGGGCGATCTTTCCATCGTACAGGTAATTTTCCGGTCGGCGCATACGCTTAAAGGGATGTCTGCCACGATGGGCTTTGAAGATCTGGCTTCGCTCACGCATGAAATGGAAAATGTGCTCGATCTGGTCCGGAACGGCAAGCTGGATATGGACGCATTTATATTCGACGTGCTGTTTAAATCGCTTGATGCGCTGGAGGCGATGGTTCGCGACATTACCGGCGGCGGTGAAGGCAAGGCGGATGTGTCCGAAATCGTAGCAGCGCTTAAGTCGATCGTGAAAGGCGACTATAAGAGCGCAGCTGCGCAGCCTCCGGTGAATACGGCAGCGGGAGGTCCGGCGGCAGGCGCTGCCAACTTGGATGAATTCCAGGTGTCGGTCCTCAGCCAATCGATCGAAAGCGGTCTGCCTGTTTATTACATCAAAGTTGCACTCGATAAAGACTGTGCATTAAAAGCGGCCAGAGCTTACATGGTATTCAACGTGCTCGAAGAAAACGGCGAAGTCATCAAATCCGATCCTTCGGTCCAAGACTTGGAGCAGGAAAAATTCGACCGCTCATTCACCGTCATTCTTATATCTCCGCTGGAACAATCGGCGCTGCAGGCAAAAATCGAAGCGGTCTCGGAAGTGGAATCGGCCGAAGCCATACAGCTTGATGCCGAGTCGCTTGCGCAGCTTGCCAAGCCGGAGACGCCCGCAGTGCCGCAATCCGCCGCTATCGGGACCGAGCCGCAGGAAGAGGCTTCGCGGCAGCCGGCCGCCGCAAAAGCGCAAACCGCAGCCGCGGCTCCTGCCGCTTCGCGGACGATCCGCGTCGACATCGAGCGGCTGGATACGCTGATGAATTTGTTCAGCGAGCTGCTGATCGACCGCGTCCGGCTGGAGCAGCTCGCAAGCGAAATCCGCAAGCCCGAGCTGACGGAGACGGTGGAGCATATGTCCAGAATAAGCGGCGATCTCCAGAACATTGTGCTCAAGCTGCGGATGGTGCCGGTGGAATCGGTATTTAATCGCTTTCCGCGCATGGTTCGCGATATAGCCAAGTCGCTGGACAAAAAAGTCGATCTGGTCATTACCGGCGCCGATACGGAGCTGGACCGGACGGTCATCGACGAAATCGGCGATCCGCTCGTCCATTTGCTCCGCAATTCGCTTGACCACGGATTGGAAACGACAGAAGGCCGAATTGCGGCACGGAAGCCGGAAACCGGAACGATATATTTACGGGCTTACCACAGCGGCAATAGCGTGTTTATCGAAGTGGAAGAAGACGGACGCGGCATAAACGGCGATAAAGTGAAAGCGAAAGCGATCGAGAACGGGATTTTAACGGCTGAAGAAGCGGCCAAGCTGACGCCACCCGAAATCAACAACCTGATTTTTGCTCCCGGTTTCAGTACGGCGGACAAAATCTCCGACATTTCCGGCCGCGGAGTCGGACTCGACGTCGTACGCTCCAAAATCGCTTCGCTCGGCGGAACGGTCTATGTGGAATCCGCCCTTGGCGTCGGCTCGAAATTCAGCATTCAGCTGCCGCTGACGTTGTCCATTATTTCGGCGATGCTGATCAAGCTCGGAAGCGAGAAATACGCGTTTCCGCTCTCCTCGATCGTGGAGACAGGCCTGATCCGCAAAGAACATATATTGAACGTCCACGGCAGCCGCATGATTCAATACCGCAATGCAGTCATCCCGCTCGTATCGCTCAGCAAAGCGCTTGATTCGCCGGACTTCGACGAGTCGGCCGAAGAAGAAACGGAAATCATCGTCGTGCGCAAAGGCGACAAATGGGCGGCGATACTGGTGGACGAGTTTATCGGTCAAAGCGATATTGTACTGAAGCCGCTCGGCAGTTACTTGTCGGACACCGAAGCGTTCTCGGGGGCGACGATCCTCGGCGACGGTCAGGTTGCCCTTATTGTCGATCCCAATGCGATGTTCCAATGA
- a CDS encoding chemotaxis protein CheW, translating to MAEELKVIVFGLGDEEYGIEVEKVRTIERMMPITRVPKTPSFIKGVINMRGVVVPVLDLRGRFNLPETAPTDASRIIIVAVNEMEVGFIVDAANDVIDIDADTIASPPEVVGGIKAKYLRGIAKLGDDRLLIMLNLSEVLNKNEIIQLELLEV from the coding sequence ATGGCTGAAGAATTGAAAGTAATCGTGTTTGGTCTTGGTGATGAAGAGTACGGAATCGAAGTGGAAAAAGTGCGAACGATCGAACGGATGATGCCGATTACGCGCGTGCCCAAAACGCCATCATTCATTAAAGGTGTTATCAATATGAGAGGGGTCGTCGTTCCCGTTCTTGATTTGCGCGGCCGCTTTAATCTTCCGGAAACGGCTCCGACTGATGCGTCGCGCATCATTATTGTGGCGGTGAATGAGATGGAGGTCGGATTTATTGTCGATGCGGCGAATGACGTCATCGATATCGATGCGGATACGATCGCTTCCCCGCCCGAAGTGGTCGGAGGCATTAAAGCCAAATATTTGCGCGGCATCGCCAAGCTAGGCGACGATCGTCTCCTCATTATGCTTAATTTGTCCGAAGTTTTAAACAAAAACGAGATTATTCAGCTGGAATTGTTAGAGGTTTGA
- a CDS encoding chemotaxis protein CheC, with product MSALDRLAEFELDVLKEIGNIGAGNAATALSLLLDKPVDMDVPRVSLVPFEEIAERVGGSEQVVIAIFLRVEGEAPGNLFFIVQQQSAKSMLNQLLAMETSEDDRYSEMEFSALCEIGNILAGSYLSSLADFTNLSMAPSVPFVTLDMAGAVLSYGLNQYGVMGDSALLIETAFLDGSEALKGHFFLIPDPESFAKIFRALGVPLE from the coding sequence GTGAGCGCTCTTGATCGGCTGGCGGAATTCGAACTTGACGTCCTGAAGGAAATCGGCAATATAGGAGCCGGAAATGCCGCGACCGCACTGTCGCTATTGCTGGACAAGCCTGTAGATATGGATGTGCCGCGCGTCAGTCTTGTTCCGTTTGAAGAAATTGCGGAGCGGGTCGGCGGTTCGGAACAGGTCGTCATTGCCATCTTCCTCAGGGTGGAAGGCGAGGCTCCGGGAAATTTGTTTTTTATCGTCCAGCAGCAATCGGCCAAATCAATGCTGAATCAGCTGCTTGCGATGGAAACATCGGAAGATGACCGGTATTCCGAGATGGAATTTTCGGCTTTATGCGAGATCGGCAATATTTTGGCGGGATCCTACCTGTCATCGCTAGCCGACTTTACAAATCTTTCGATGGCTCCGAGCGTTCCATTTGTGACGCTTGACATGGCGGGCGCCGTCCTAAGCTACGGGTTAAACCAATACGGGGTGATGGGGGATTCCGCTCTGCTGATCGAAACGGCTTTTCTGGACGGAAGTGAGGCGCTCAAGGGACACTTCTTTTTAATCCCCGATCCCGAATCGTTTGCGAAAATATTTCGGGCGCTGGGAGTGCCGCTTGAATGA
- a CDS encoding chemotaxis protein CheD, which produces MTEQQLIKVGMADLNIASGGEALKTTGLGSCVGLTLYDSVAKVGGMAHVMLPSSEIARESRINAAKYADTALPQLIERMEEAGARKARMVAKMAGGAQMFAFSGGADSLRIGPRNVETCTAILADLGIPILAQDTGGNYGRTIELDSTSGTLSIRSVQHGIKEL; this is translated from the coding sequence ATGACGGAACAACAATTGATCAAAGTCGGAATGGCCGATTTGAATATTGCTTCCGGCGGCGAAGCGCTGAAAACAACCGGTCTCGGTTCCTGCGTCGGCCTTACGCTATACGATTCCGTCGCGAAAGTAGGCGGTATGGCGCATGTGATGCTCCCGAGCTCGGAAATCGCCCGCGAAAGCCGGATTAATGCCGCCAAGTATGCGGACACCGCTCTTCCGCAGCTGATTGAACGCATGGAGGAGGCCGGCGCCCGAAAAGCGAGGATGGTTGCGAAAATGGCCGGCGGAGCCCAGATGTTCGCTTTTTCGGGAGGAGCAGACTCGCTTCGAATCGGGCCGCGGAATGTGGAGACTTGCACCGCGATTTTGGCGGATCTGGGCATTCCGATTTTGGCGCAGGATACGGGCGGGAATTACGGCCGCACCATCGAGCTCGATTCGACAAGCGGCACGCTCTCCATACGCAGCGTCCAGCATGGAATAAAGGAGCTGTAA
- a CDS encoding FliA/WhiG family RNA polymerase sigma factor yields MIEPKAPHLSNIEMWQSWKEERNIEAKKQLVEQYLPLVDYVTNRMVIGLPKNVSKDDIFSNGVMGLIDAIDKFDYKRGLQFETYASWRIRGAIIDSLRQGDWVPRSVREKAKRIEEAYQHLEQRYLRSVSDAEISDYLQVTPKEFTGMLQEIAVTTVCSLEDPIREEDAETRMSLLVDEKAKNPDHKVHEFFLKESLVKGIERLTEKERTVVSLFYYEELSLSEIAEVMSLSPSRISQLHSKAILRLRGALAKQKDQLMQKS; encoded by the coding sequence ATGATTGAACCGAAGGCGCCTCATTTGTCTAACATCGAGATGTGGCAGAGTTGGAAAGAAGAGCGGAATATTGAAGCAAAGAAGCAGCTGGTCGAACAGTATCTGCCCCTGGTCGATTATGTGACGAACCGGATGGTTATCGGCTTGCCCAAAAATGTGTCGAAAGACGACATATTCAGCAACGGCGTAATGGGGCTGATCGACGCGATCGATAAGTTCGACTATAAGCGCGGACTTCAATTCGAAACGTACGCTTCTTGGCGGATACGAGGCGCCATTATTGACAGCCTTCGTCAAGGAGATTGGGTGCCGCGTTCCGTGCGGGAAAAAGCGAAACGAATCGAAGAAGCTTATCAGCACCTGGAGCAGCGGTATTTAAGATCCGTCAGCGACGCGGAAATTAGCGACTATCTTCAGGTGACGCCAAAGGAATTTACAGGTATGCTGCAAGAAATTGCGGTTACAACGGTTTGCTCCCTCGAGGACCCGATCCGGGAAGAGGACGCGGAGACGCGGATGTCGCTGCTCGTGGACGAAAAGGCGAAAAATCCGGATCACAAGGTGCACGAGTTTTTCTTGAAAGAATCGCTGGTGAAAGGGATTGAGCGGCTGACCGAAAAAGAACGGACGGTTGTCTCTTTGTTTTATTATGAAGAACTGTCGTTAAGCGAAATAGCCGAAGTCATGTCTTTGTCTCCATCGCGGATTTCTCAGCTTCATTCCAAAGCGATCTTGCGGCTGAGGGGCGCTCTAGCCAAACAAAAAGACCAGTTAATGCAAAAATCGTAG
- a CDS encoding DUF342 domain-containing protein yields the protein MIQVREMELNLRVDVSTDKLGAYVQLVRLDDTFTCTADELEQFLHQSGVKYGILPDVLAQIANEPAAYYMKQTLVAQGQPAVAGEDGRLVFAINMSGKRGPAENEDGKVDLKEIVQLLNVKRGQLIAECVSPAEGKPGKAVTGEPIPGRRGKEAKIKAGKNVVLNAEKTALYAAMDGLVTKTENDKINVFPVYEVNGDVDYRTGNIDFVGTVVVRGNVLTGFKIRAAGDIRIIGGVEGAELESDGSIEITSGIMAGGKGLVKAGWNVRSSFIQDANVIAGEDVIVNQSIMHSNVRAGRTVLCTGAKGLIVGGIIQAGECVSARVIGNSMSTATAVEVGVLPELRSELLELRKTIKQLSDSLNKTEKALSLLDQLAAAGQLGADKMEMRMKFGTTKKQMLQELEESKDRMLVIEKSVEESNNAKVDVINTVFGGTKIVIGRSTRFVKEPVKRISFRCSEGDIAMIAYR from the coding sequence TTGATACAGGTTCGGGAAATGGAATTGAATCTGCGTGTGGATGTATCGACAGATAAGCTGGGCGCCTATGTTCAACTGGTCCGTCTCGATGACACGTTCACCTGCACGGCGGATGAGCTCGAACAGTTTTTGCATCAGAGCGGGGTCAAATACGGCATTTTACCCGATGTTTTGGCACAGATCGCGAATGAACCTGCAGCTTATTATATGAAGCAAACGCTTGTCGCGCAGGGGCAGCCTGCCGTCGCCGGCGAAGACGGGCGGCTTGTATTTGCGATCAATATGAGCGGGAAGCGCGGACCGGCCGAGAATGAAGACGGCAAGGTCGATCTGAAGGAGATTGTACAGCTGTTGAACGTCAAGCGCGGGCAGCTTATTGCAGAGTGTGTTTCACCTGCCGAAGGAAAACCCGGCAAGGCGGTGACCGGAGAACCGATTCCGGGCCGGAGGGGTAAGGAAGCAAAAATTAAAGCGGGTAAAAATGTTGTGCTCAACGCGGAAAAAACGGCATTATATGCTGCGATGGACGGTCTCGTCACGAAAACGGAAAATGACAAAATCAACGTTTTTCCCGTTTATGAGGTGAATGGGGACGTCGATTACCGGACAGGCAATATCGATTTTGTCGGTACGGTAGTTGTGCGGGGCAATGTGCTGACGGGTTTCAAAATCCGGGCGGCCGGCGATATCCGGATTATCGGCGGCGTCGAAGGCGCGGAACTCGAGTCCGACGGTTCGATTGAAATTACGAGCGGGATCATGGCCGGCGGCAAAGGACTTGTGAAAGCGGGTTGGAACGTCCGCAGCTCATTTATTCAAGACGCAAATGTCATCGCCGGTGAAGATGTGATCGTCAATCAGAGCATTATGCATTCGAACGTGCGTGCTGGCCGCACCGTGCTGTGCACCGGCGCAAAGGGGCTTATTGTCGGCGGAATCATACAAGCAGGCGAATGCGTCAGCGCGAGGGTGATCGGCAATTCGATGTCTACCGCAACGGCCGTTGAAGTAGGGGTATTGCCGGAGCTGCGCAGCGAGCTGCTGGAACTGCGTAAAACGATCAAACAGCTTAGCGATAGTTTGAATAAAACCGAAAAAGCATTGAGTCTGCTTGACCAGTTGGCAGCAGCCGGACAGCTTGGCGCCGATAAGATGGAAATGCGCATGAAATTCGGCACAACCAAGAAACAAATGCTGCAGGAGCTTGAAGAATCGAAGGATCGCATGCTGGTCATCGAAAAATCGGTGGAAGAGAGCAATAACGCCAAGGTGGATGTGATCAACACCGTTTTTGGCGGAACCAAGATCGTGATCGGGCGCTCTACGCGCTTCGTGAAGGAACCCGTAAAGCGGATATCGTTCCGGTGTTCAGAAGGCGACATCGCGATGATTGCGTACCGTTGA
- the rpsB gene encoding 30S ribosomal protein S2 — protein sequence MAVISMKQLLEAGVHFGHQTRRWNPKMDRYIFTERNGIYIIDLQKTVKKVEEAYNFVRSIAEEGGSVLFVGTKKQAQDSVKEEAARCGNFYINQRWLGGTLTNFQTIQKRIERLRKLEAWEEDGTFEVLPKKEVIILRKEKDRLEKFLGGIKGMRSLPSALFIIDPRKERIAVAEARKLGIPIVGIVDTNCDPDEIDYVIPGNDDAIRAVKLLTSKMADAIVEANQGEQTTA from the coding sequence ATGGCGGTAATTTCCATGAAACAGCTGCTTGAAGCAGGTGTACACTTCGGTCACCAAACTCGTCGTTGGAACCCGAAAATGGATCGTTATATCTTCACGGAAAGAAACGGTATTTACATTATTGACCTGCAAAAGACGGTCAAAAAAGTCGAGGAAGCGTACAATTTTGTTCGCTCCATCGCAGAAGAAGGCGGATCGGTGCTGTTCGTAGGAACGAAGAAACAAGCACAAGATTCCGTTAAAGAAGAAGCTGCACGCTGCGGCAATTTCTACATCAATCAACGTTGGCTCGGCGGCACGCTGACCAACTTCCAAACGATTCAAAAACGTATCGAACGTCTGCGCAAGCTCGAAGCTTGGGAAGAAGACGGCACGTTCGAAGTGCTTCCTAAAAAAGAAGTTATCATTCTTCGCAAAGAAAAAGATCGCCTGGAGAAATTCCTCGGCGGCATCAAAGGCATGAGAAGCCTTCCGAGCGCTCTGTTCATCATCGATCCGCGCAAAGAGCGCATCGCGGTTGCGGAAGCCCGCAAGCTCGGCATTCCGATCGTCGGCATCGTCGACACCAACTGCGACCCGGACGAAATCGACTATGTCATTCCGGGTAATGACGACGCAATTCGTGCCGTCAAACTGCTCACTTCCAAAATGGCCGACGCTATCGTGGAAGCGAACCAAGGCGAGCAAACGACTGCGTAA